A genomic window from Yarrowia lipolytica chromosome 1D, complete sequence includes:
- a CDS encoding uncharacterized protein (similar to Saccharomyces cerevisiae APS1 (YLR170C); ancestral locus Anc_1.388) — MAIQYLLLLSRQGKVRLAKWFTTLGTREKAKIVKEVTALVLSRRTKMCNVIEHKETKVVFRRYASLFFITGIDSDDNELNTLEIIHRYVEQMDKYYGNVCELDIIFNFQKAYYILDEIVVGGEIQESSKREVLRRISQQDALEAAENEEEGLSRLLA, encoded by the exons aTGGCCATCCAATATCTGCTGTTGCTATCGCGTCAGGGCAAGGTTCGTCTGGCCAAATGGTTCACAACTCTCGGCACCCGTGAAAAGGCCAAGATCGTCAAGGAGGTTACTGCACTGGTTCTTTCCAGACGAACAAAGATGTGCAATGTCATTGAACACAAGG AAACCAAGGTTGTTTTCAGACGTTATGCATCGCTATTTTTCATTACAGGCATCGACTCCGATGACAACGAACTAAACACTCTCGAAATCATTCACAGATACGTTGAGCAGATGGACAAGTATTACGGCAACGTGTGCGAGCTCGATATCATCTTCAACTTCCAAAAAGCATACTACATTCTCGACGAGATTGTGGTCGGAGGAGAGATCCAGGAGTCGTCGAAGCGAGAGGTTCTTAGACGAATCTCTCAGCAGGATGCTCTGGAGGCAGCCGAaaacgaggaggagggtctGTCGAGACTATTGGCATAA
- a CDS encoding uncharacterized protein (Putative zinc finger protein) codes for MNHLCSSSHLSSNLHPNNSCDSTMDCDKHKRLRDEGDDAFDFYEEYEHLRPQKIRPTSMAKIMNLTLHNLELLHFFVENTGPMLVQVTGERDSRWMGAAPQLSMSSRALSQACQVFAEAHKFHKQNPYRYLLEGETPYPKSKGKPKDMGRVIGYVPVSDKHLEQQMLGFTKCLKTLRMEIEKLDETANFDRVLTAAVIVSLCAMGSTSFVPLVNFEGKGDLFSVLRIINDIQSIYNYRLNERDISMVALTHRVPLPNRLQLPHEDELRSIVGLVNGVGAEERRVRGILEREIHTLVELYNMDIESKSVAHMVAWCVYWQPGFSELKEKRNHYALLVICFWCAYVHRYHALFWWGDRLQEDLYNIVDRLPQHLIQYVEWPLRAVMNFEYDHLEWIQKNSS; via the coding sequence ATGAACCATCTTTGCTCTTCATCTCACCTCTCCAGCAATTTACATCCAAACAACTCATGCGATAGCACCATGGACTGTGACAAACACAAGAGGCTTCGAGACGAAGGTGACGACGCCTTCGACTTCTACGAAGAGTACGAGCATCTTCGACCGCAGAAGATCAGGCCTACTTCCATGGCCAAGATAATGAACTTGACCCTACACAACCTCGAGTTACTGCACTTCTTTGTCGAAAACACGGGGCCAATGTTGGTCCAAGTTACAGGGGAAAGAGATTCCCGATGGATGGGGGCGGCTCCCCAGCTGTCCATGAGCTCCCGAGCCCTGTCGCAGGCATGCCAAGTTTTTGCTGAAGCCCACAAGTTCCACAAACAAAATCCATACAGATACCTCTTGGAGGGCGAAACGCCTTACCCAAAGTCGAAAGGAAAGCCGAAGGACATGGGCAGAGTCATTGGTTATGTTCCTGTGTCTGATAAGCACCTAGAGCAACAGATGCTGGGGTTTACGAAGTGCCTAAAAACTTTAAGGATGGAGatcgagaagctggacgaAACAGCTAACTTCGACCGTGTATtgactgctgctgtcatTGTCTCTCTGTGTGCCATGGGAAGTACCAGTTTTGTTCCTCTGGTCAACTTTGAAGGCAAGGGAGACCTTTTTAGTGTCTTGAGGATCATAAATGACATTCAGAGCATTTACAATTACAGGTTGAACGAAAGGGATATCTCAATGGTTGCTCTTACACATCGTGTGCCTCTTCCAAATCGATTACAGCTTCCACACGAAGATGAGCTTCGAAGTATTGTGGGGTTGGTTAACGGTGTTGGTGCGGAAGAGCGGCGGGTCAGAGGTATTCTGGAGAGGGAAATCCACACCCTAGTGGAGTTATATAACATGGATATCGAGAGTAAGAGCGTTGCTCATATGGTCGCATGGTGCGTTTACTGGCAACCTGGGTTTTctgagctcaaggagaaacGCAATCACTATGCACTCCTCGTCATCTGTTTTTGGTGTGCGTATGTCCACAGATACCATGCCCTCTTCTGGTGGGGTGATCGACTACAAGAGGATCTGTACAATATCGTTGACAGGCTGCCTCAGCATCTCATTCAGTACGTTGAGTGGCCCCTGAGAGCGGTGATGAATTTCGAATACGACCATTTGGAATGGATCCAGAAAAACTCGAGTTGA
- a CDS encoding uncharacterized protein (similar to Saccharomyces cerevisiae YNL011C; ancestral locus Anc_1.394,Putative CofD related protein) has product MLTVSVISGGTATNSMVQMLEQLSSSISYIMPISDNGGSTSEIIRVVGGPAIGDIRSRCTRIIPTDPPISNSLRDLLCHRLPVDEVDAQAEWSQIVNGTHPMWVGVPSHYREMVRPFFIKVGAEFLKRSRPGREFVYSSASIGNLFLTGARLFTGSLESAVEMMLRITHVSHDTEVLPALNTNFMHHIAALLHNGTVIFGQSQISHPEEPSIDSLSVEADPEMVPTTAPLGYGKPRSCSIDGEDAHMPFTHPDLTNSQLNFSKSYQVPLESPIRRVFYINPFGLEIHPKASTRVQRALAESNCVIYSIGSLYTSLIPVLLLRGVADSIETKLENGLTKTKVMLLNGSPDRETNGMSAVEHVEAVVKACLYSKLQRECTAQEISDCDWTRFLTHVMSPYVLPPVCLKELEDHDINVIQMEEREVDEDGKPIYDQKALLRELTELNNCAHK; this is encoded by the coding sequence ATGCTAACCGTCTCCGTGATATCTGGTGGTACCGCCACCAATAGCATGGTGCAGATGCTGGAACAGTTGTCATCGAGTATCTCCTACATCATGCCCATCTCCGACAACGGTGGATCGACGTCTGAAATCATCCGAGTGGTGGGTGGCCCCGCTATCGGTGACATCCGATCTAGATGCACCCGAATCATTCCGACAGACCCGCCAATTTCGAACAGCTTAAGAGATCTACTATGCCACCGACTGCCAGTAGACGAGGTGGATGCTCAGGCTGAATGGTCACAGATCGTCAATGGTACACACCCCATGTGGGTGGGTGTTCCTTCGCATTACAGAGAGATGGTTCGACCGTTCTTCATCAAGGTCGGGGCAGAGTTCTTGAAACGATCGAGACCGGGAAGGGAGTTTGTGTACTCGTCAGCATCGATCGGAAACCTGTTCCTGACTGGAGCTCGGTTGTTCACAGGTTCTCTGGAGTCAGCTGTGGAAATGATGTTACGTATCACACACGTTTCTCATGACACAGAGGTGCTCCCCGCACTCAACACCAACTTTATGCATCACATTGCTGCTCTGTTGCACAATGGAACGGTCATCTTTGGCCAGAGTCAGATTTCTCATCCTGAGGAACCATCCATTGATTCCCTTTCGGTAGAGGCTGATCCTGAAATGGTGCCCACAACAGCACCTCTGGGATACGGCAAGCCGAGGTCCTGCTCAATCGATGGAGAGGATGCTCACATGCCGTTCACTCACCCAGATCTCACAAACTCACAGCTTAACTTTTCGAAAAGCTATCAGGTCCCATTGGAGTCGCCCATTAGAAGAGTGTTTTACATCAACCCATTTGGATTAGAGATCCACCCAAAGGCCAGCACTCGTGTCCAGCGTGCCCTTGCAGAATCAAACTGTGTTATTTATTCCATTGGATCTCTGTACACATCCCTGATTCCTGTTCTACTCTTGAGAGGCGTGGCTGACTCTATTGAAACAAAGCTAGAAAACGGACtgaccaagaccaaggttATGCTTCTAAATGGCTCTCCTGATCGTGAGACCAACGGCATGAGCGCTGTTGAGCATGTGGAGGCAGTGGTCAAGGCCTGTCTGTACTCTAAACTTCAACGTGAGTGCACGGCCCAGGAGATTTCCGACTGCGATTGGACCCGATTCCTGACTCACGTTATGTCGCCTTATGTTCTTCCACCCGTGTGTCTGAAGGAACTCGAAGATCACGACATCAATGTTATccagatggaggagagggAAGTCGATGAGGATGGAAAGCCAATCTATGACCAAAAGGCACTGCTGCGGGAATTAACAGAGCTAAACAATTGTGCACACAAGtaa
- a CDS encoding uncharacterized protein (Mannosyltransferase) produces the protein MVRNSVRVTRFAILAVVLMFLLYKLSSSSVDISGMVSNRTKPDLNEFKTEVEETKDTVVEHAKEAANDVKEGAAKAVDSAHKVVNAAPSKFQPLTDYQRENATFVTLARNSDLWELVGSIRQVEDRFNHQFAYDWVFLNDAEFSDEFKKVTTAMCSGKTHYGKIGEEHWGFPDFIDQERAARTREEMRQKQVIYGDSIPYRHMCRYESGFFWRHPIMNQFKYYWRVEPSIKLHCDVNYDVFKFMRENNKSYGFTISLFEYGATIETLWETTKKYMHQFPQMVHPNNLMKFISDDNGETYNKCHFWSNFEVADLDLWRGEAYSSYFDYLDHAGGFFYERWGDAPVHSIGAALFADKDSIHYFEDIGYFHNPFNNCPTTEKMRLDGRCMCQASDNFSWHSYSCTGKFFDAQGMTRPEGWEKQKN, from the coding sequence ATGGTACGAAACAGTGTGCGAGTGACCCGATTCGCCATTCTGGCGGTCGTGCTCATGTTCCTGCTCTACAAGCtgagctcctcgtccgTGGACATCAGCGGCATGGTATCCAACAGGACCAAGCCCGATCTGAACGAGTTCAAGACggaggttgaggagaccaaggacaCAGTCGTCGAGCatgccaaggaggctgccaatGACGTCAAGGAGGGCGCCGCGAAGGCCGTCGACTCCGCCCACAAGGTCGTGAACGCTGCCCCCTCTAAGTTCCAGCCCCTTACCGACTACCAGCGAGAGAACGCCACCTTTGTGACCCTGGCTCGAAACAGTGATCTGTGGGAACTGGTCGGATCTATCCGACAGGTCGAGGACCGATTCAACCACCAGTTTGCATACGACTGGGTTTTCCTTAACGACGCCGAGTTTTCCGATGAATTCAAGAAGGTGACCACCGCCATGTGCTCAGGTAAGACCCACTATGGTAAGATTGGCGAGGAGCACTGGGGATTCCCCGATTTCATTGATCAGGAGCGAGCTGCTCGAACCAGAGAGGAGATGCGACAGAAGCAGGTCATCTACGGTGACTCCATTCCCTACCGACATATGTGCCGATACGAGTCCGGCTTCTTCTGGCGACACCCTATCATGAACCAGTTCAAGTACTACTGGCGAGTCGAGCCCTCCATCAAGCTGCACTGTGACGTCAACTATGATGTGTTCAAGTTCATGCGAGAGAACAATAAGTCCTACGGTTTCACCATTTCTCTGTTTGAGTACGGCGCCACCATTGAGACTCTGTGGGAGACCACCAAGAAGTACATGCACCAGTTCCCCCAGATGGTCCACCCCAACAACCTGATGAAGTTCATTTCCGACGATAACGGAGAGACCTACAACAAGTGCCATTTCTGGTCCAACTTTGAGGTTGCTGACCTTGATCTGTGGCGAGGAGAGGCTTACTCCTCCTACTTTGACTACCTTGACCACGCTGGTGGATTTTTCTACGAGCGATGGGGTGATGCCCCTGTTCACTCCATTGGTGCTGCTCTGTTCGCCGACAAGGACTCTATCCACTACTTCGAGGACATTGGATACTTCCACAACCCTTTCAACAACTGTCCCACCACCGAGAAGATGCGACTGGATGGTCGGTGCATGTGCCAGGCCAGCGATAACTTCTCTTGGCACTCCTACTCTTGCACTGGCAAGTTCTTCGATGCTCAGGGCATGACCCGACCCGAGGGATGGGAGAAGCAGAAAAACTAA
- a CDS encoding uncharacterized protein (similar to Saccharomyces cerevisiae YNL010W; ancestral locus Anc_1.395) encodes MTATSTINGTPAMATNPKAIVFSDWDGTITLQDSNDWLTDNLGFGVEKRKFYNAEILHERMSFSEAFKIMLDSVKTPFPECIEQLLNNIDLDPGFAVFYKWCKERNIPVVVVSSGMKPVIFALLKKLVGEEAADDIEIIANDVKIEPDGEWNIVYRDESHFGHDKSRCIKPYAELPEGKRPTMFYCGDGVSDLSAARETDLLFAKAGKDLIVYLEKMSLPYNIFHSFADINKRVDEIYSGKLTLKEAEATHTIQ; translated from the coding sequence atgacTGCCACTTCTACAATCAACGGTACTCCCGCAATGgccaccaaccccaaggccattgtctTTTCCGACTGGGATGGAACCATTACTCTGCAGGACTCCAACGACTGGCTCACCGACAATCTCGGCTTTGGAGTCGAGAAGCGAAAGTTCTACAACGCAGAGATCCTCCACGAGCGAATGTCCTTCTCCGAGGCCTTCAAGATCATGTTGGATTCCGTCAAGACCCCCTTCCCCGAGTGTATcgagcagcttctcaatAACATTGACCTCGATCCCGGGTTTGCCGTCTTCTACAAGTGGTGCAAGGAACGAAATATTCCCGTGGTCGTGGTTTCATCTGGTATGAAGCCCGTCATCTTtgctctgctcaagaagctggttGGAGAGGAGGCCGCAGATGACATTGAGATCATCGCTAACGATGTGAAGATCGAGCCTGATGGAGAGTGGAACATTGTCTACCGAGACGAGTCGCATTTTGGCCACGACAAGTCCCGATGCATCAAGCCCTACGCCGAGCTCCCCGAGGGCAAGCGACCCACCATGTTCTACTGTGGTGACGGTGTCTCTGATCTCTCTGCCGCAAGGGAGACAGATCTGCTGTTCGCCAAGGCTGGCAAGGATCTGATTGTCTACCTCGAGAAGATGTCTCTGCCTTACAACATCTTCCACTCCTTCGCTGATATCAACAAGCGAGTCGACGAGATCTACTCCGGAAAGCtcactctcaaggaggctgaggccaCCCATACCATCCAGTAA